The Mycoplasmopsis gallinacea genome includes a window with the following:
- a CDS encoding MAG4270 family putative restriction endonuclease yields MSKDLQVLGLSSISRIVLPIKSNFAENGIQFAFDLNLFLDKDSKMIVFWYPMFKTASIDLCSTPSWFEKNTTLFKRRNELFNYLNGELQKSNIHKTFIQQKRELKRSKNVILLEETEIKIINEWFFKQSGKFTFNSISGIFSGYNPAGKIKTPKSAEMMIDSKDDNLLNYFISNIIDAISVRNYFNWYKKWKSDLNDLYIEKTTLFEFIIQKVDEEDKKAHIYKSLLNSFKEADYENRAEKIKVCVQDFYKNIFLVNERTKLQQKLDKEILKKRQLVSKHNPLIFHNEWKNNRFERAHIYPVEAIRKEIISILDQLDISITKNEILSEKRVETLLNEINSIDNLFDMDPTTHSSFDKPEFTYDNDGEIVIYNSEVNDFIEKNYLKIPKNKLNKDIIKFIQKRNDFYKKKKQDLPIN; encoded by the coding sequence ATGTCTAAAGATTTACAAGTACTAGGTTTATCTAGCATTTCAAGAATTGTTCTACCAATAAAATCTAATTTTGCAGAAAATGGAATTCAATTTGCATTTGACTTAAACTTATTTTTAGATAAAGATAGCAAAATGATTGTTTTTTGATACCCTATGTTCAAAACCGCAAGCATTGATCTTTGTTCTACTCCTAGTTGATTTGAGAAAAATACAACACTTTTCAAAAGAAGAAATGAATTATTCAATTACTTAAATGGTGAACTTCAAAAAAGTAATATTCATAAAACTTTTATTCAACAAAAAAGAGAATTAAAAAGATCTAAAAATGTCATTTTACTTGAAGAAACAGAGATAAAAATTATTAATGAATGATTTTTCAAACAATCTGGAAAATTTACTTTTAATAGCATATCCGGAATTTTTAGTGGTTATAACCCAGCAGGCAAAATAAAAACTCCAAAAAGCGCTGAAATGATGATAGATTCAAAGGATGATAACCTATTAAATTACTTTATAAGCAATATTATTGATGCAATAAGTGTTAGAAATTATTTTAATTGATATAAAAAATGAAAATCTGATTTAAATGATTTGTATATTGAGAAAACAACACTATTTGAATTTATAATCCAAAAAGTTGATGAGGAAGATAAAAAAGCTCATATATACAAAAGTCTTTTAAATTCATTTAAAGAAGCTGACTATGAAAATAGAGCTGAAAAAATAAAAGTTTGTGTTCAAGACTTTTACAAAAACATATTTCTTGTAAATGAAAGAACTAAATTGCAACAAAAATTAGATAAAGAAATTTTAAAGAAAAGACAATTAGTAAGCAAACATAATCCATTAATTTTTCATAATGAATGAAAAAATAATAGATTTGAAAGGGCTCACATATATCCTGTAGAAGCTATTAGAAAAGAAATTATCTCAATACTTGATCAATTAGATATAAGTATCACGAAAAATGAAATATTATCCGAAAAACGTGTGGAAACTTTATTAAATGAAATAAATTCAATTGATAATCTATTTGATATGGATCCTACAACTCATTCAAGTTTTGATAAACCAGAATTTACATATGATAATGATGGTGAAATAGTAATATACAATAGTGAAGTTAATGATTTCATCGAAAAAAACTACTTAAAAATACCAAAAAACAAACTAAACAAAGATATTATCAAATTTATTCAGAAACGAAATGATTTTTATAAGAAGAAAAAACAAGATTTGCCTATAAATTAG
- the dcm_N gene encoding DNA (cytosine-5-)-methyltransferase N-terminal subunit has protein sequence MKKEIKIYELFSGLGSQLYALKRIDKNLKVKSLGACDFYIDAIVSYMIIHHGVLEPENTMSKQEMAEILNSFHFSSDSKNVVSANYFSKIKEEKLRGIFPYLYSFVNNEYLNSKYSKGEREREREREFYWH, from the coding sequence ATGAAAAAAGAAATAAAAATTTATGAACTATTTTCTGGTTTAGGAAGTCAACTTTATGCTTTAAAAAGAATTGACAAAAATCTAAAAGTAAAATCTTTAGGTGCTTGTGATTTTTATATTGATGCAATTGTCTCATATATGATAATTCATCATGGTGTTTTAGAACCAGAAAATACTATGAGCAAGCAAGAAATGGCAGAAATTTTAAATTCATTTCACTTTAGCTCAGATAGCAAAAATGTTGTCTCTGCAAATTACTTTAGCAAGATAAAAGAAGAAAAATTGAGAGGTATTTTTCCATACTTATATAGCTTTGTAAATAATGAATATTTAAATAGCAAATATAGTAAAGGAGAGAGAGAGAGAGAGAGAGAGAGAGAGTTTTACTGACATTAA
- a CDS encoding YgjP-like metallopeptidase domain-containing protein, which yields MKEIVYQYKGINFVIYPLISAEQRKIEIFPENNFWDKQDMKPKDINIKLSLSEYLQLEKAEKIENWYFKPQLDKYLDYHIKHNLDISGIKNEWISNPGQICFLGKKHILKWEFKDEITNPLEYKFEISSAQITLFVSRILEKRVIKRRVVLMNFLKEQLAEVIKKIQPKYEDKLSLKPVDFEIYELLPQSKSNTIASAWYLKNLIQYTISMICSDLDLIEHTILHELLHHIHKDKGHSAKFYKDGEKFIEDFKLLHKFVIAPNTFYKKF from the coding sequence ATGAAAGAAATTGTTTATCAATATAAAGGGATAAATTTTGTAATATATCCATTAATATCAGCAGAGCAACGTAAAATTGAAATTTTCCCTGAAAATAACTTTTGAGACAAACAAGATATGAAACCAAAAGATATTAACATAAAATTAAGTCTCTCGGAGTATTTGCAACTAGAAAAAGCGGAGAAAATTGAAAATTGATATTTTAAACCACAACTAGATAAGTATTTGGATTATCACATAAAACACAATTTAGATATTTCTGGAATAAAAAATGAATGAATTTCTAACCCTGGACAAATTTGCTTTTTAGGTAAAAAACATATTTTAAAGTGAGAATTTAAGGATGAAATTACCAACCCTTTAGAATACAAATTTGAAATATCAAGTGCCCAAATTACTCTTTTTGTCTCTAGAATTCTTGAAAAAAGAGTTATTAAAAGAAGAGTTGTTCTAATGAATTTCTTAAAAGAACAACTTGCTGAAGTAATTAAAAAAATTCAACCAAAATATGAAGATAAATTATCATTAAAACCGGTAGACTTTGAGATTTATGAACTTTTACCTCAATCTAAAAGTAACACTATTGCTTCAGCTTGATATTTAAAAAACTTAATACAATACACAATTTCTATGATTTGTTCTGACCTAGATTTAATCGAACATACAATCTTACATGAACTTTTACACCACATCCACAAAGACAAAGGACATAGCGCTAAATTTTATAAAGATGGTGAAAAATTTATTGAAGATTTTAAATTGCTTCATAAATTTGTTATAGCTCCTAATACATTTTATAAAAAGTTCTAG
- a CDS encoding GAF domain-containing protein — translation MKKQEYISLLNEEINVNSLLANSTAYINDTVENLNWVGYYLAENETLYLHTFQGKVACSIIPFNKGVCGYAATTKEVVVVPDVHEFPGHISCDANSKSEIVLPIIVNGNLYGVLDIDSPIKDRFDAEITEQLKEFAKWIETKIESLLNK, via the coding sequence ATGAAAAAACAAGAATATATTAGTTTATTAAACGAAGAAATTAACGTAAATTCATTACTTGCAAATTCAACTGCTTATATTAATGACACTGTTGAAAACCTTAATTGAGTTGGTTATTATTTAGCGGAAAATGAAACTTTATACTTGCACACTTTCCAAGGTAAAGTTGCTTGCTCAATTATTCCGTTTAACAAAGGAGTGTGTGGATATGCAGCTACTACTAAAGAAGTTGTAGTTGTACCAGATGTACACGAGTTCCCAGGACATATTTCATGTGATGCTAATAGCAAATCAGAGATAGTTCTTCCAATTATTGTTAATGGAAATTTATATGGAGTTTTAGATATTGATTCCCCAATCAAAGATCGTTTTGATGCTGAAATTACTGAGCAACTTAAAGAATTTGCAAAGTGAATTGAAACAAAAATTGAAAGTTTATTAAATAAATAA
- a CDS encoding MurR/RpiR family transcriptional regulator, with translation MKLFTNEFASLTESERKVVDFLNSETKFFYEKSIEEVASRIHISTGVLTRMYKKLGFKSFKEIQFFVKYKYLNSVSLSEKSSISEIIAYHYMTAINLTSKNLDMKKIDYIVNQILTTKKVYLFGVGSSAIAARELGYNLQKLEIEVIICDDFHLFLISIATTMTKRPNSACMIMISKTALTNEFQFLLNKVDHYNMPYLVITSNRSIAAKYKHVLVHENLEQNKRYDALTSKIVQQYICDIIMYRVREFKGSSYNDMSLQWIKMIDDWNKK, from the coding sequence ATGAAACTATTTACCAATGAATTTGCGAGTTTAACTGAATCAGAACGAAAAGTTGTGGATTTTTTGAATAGTGAAACAAAGTTTTTTTATGAAAAATCTATCGAAGAAGTCGCTAGTAGAATCCACATTTCAACTGGTGTGCTTACTAGAATGTATAAAAAACTAGGTTTTAAGTCTTTTAAAGAGATTCAATTCTTTGTTAAGTATAAATATTTAAATTCTGTTTCGCTTTCAGAAAAATCTTCAATTAGCGAAATTATCGCTTATCACTACATGACAGCAATTAACCTCACTTCTAAAAACTTAGATATGAAAAAAATTGATTACATTGTTAATCAGATTTTAACTACCAAAAAAGTTTACTTATTTGGTGTTGGTTCAAGCGCAATTGCTGCTAGGGAACTTGGATACAATTTACAAAAATTAGAAATCGAAGTTATTATTTGCGATGATTTCCATCTATTTTTAATTTCAATTGCAACAACAATGACCAAGCGCCCTAATAGTGCTTGCATGATTATGATTTCTAAAACAGCACTGACAAATGAATTCCAATTCTTGCTCAATAAGGTAGATCATTACAACATGCCTTATTTAGTAATTACAAGCAATAGAAGTATTGCAGCTAAATATAAACATGTTTTAGTTCATGAAAATTTAGAACAAAACAAACGTTATGATGCTTTAACAAGTAAAATTGTGCAACAATATATTTGTGACATCATTATGTATCGGGTAAGAGAATTCAAAGGTTCATCTTATAATGATATGTCTCTTCAGTGAATCAAGATGATTGATGACTGAAACAAAAAGTAA
- the dcm gene encoding DNA (cytosine-5-)-methyltransferase: MSKLPKNIDILTYSFPCQDLSQQGKQRGITSETRSGLLLQVERILKENQDNLPKVLLLENVKALMSNKFIQDFKNWINILEKLGYKSYYKIVNSTDYGSVQNRERVFCVSFLGDHKPYEFPPKIKTSKNKLQKIMKNESNDEESVIPYRETLEFKETKNGIFKAFIPNYTKFNSENYVYLPKGLGPTLTASGANSRLKFCYPEKKKILYIDEIQSYQYMGFDKKDAWKVKNTNLISKSKMIFTCGNSISVEVLEQLFKSIVESLNV; the protein is encoded by the coding sequence ATGTCAAAACTCCCTAAAAATATTGATATTCTAACTTATTCTTTCCCTTGTCAAGATCTATCTCAACAAGGTAAGCAACGCGGAATAACTTCTGAAACAAGAAGTGGATTATTACTTCAAGTAGAAAGAATTTTAAAAGAAAATCAAGATAACTTACCAAAAGTATTATTGCTTGAAAATGTTAAGGCATTGATGAGTAATAAGTTTATACAAGATTTTAAAAATTGAATTAATATCCTAGAAAAACTAGGCTATAAGTCATATTATAAAATTGTAAATTCAACCGATTATGGATCAGTTCAAAATCGTGAAAGAGTCTTTTGTGTTTCATTTTTAGGAGATCATAAACCTTATGAGTTTCCACCAAAAATTAAAACAAGCAAAAACAAACTGCAAAAAATAATGAAAAATGAAAGCAATGATGAAGAAAGCGTGATTCCATACCGAGAAACACTTGAGTTTAAAGAAACTAAAAATGGTATTTTTAAAGCTTTTATTCCGAATTACACAAAATTTAATTCAGAAAACTATGTTTATTTACCAAAAGGTCTAGGACCTACACTTACAGCTAGCGGTGCAAATAGTAGATTAAAGTTTTGTTATCCAGAGAAAAAGAAAATCCTTTATATAGATGAAATTCAATCTTATCAATATATGGGTTTTGACAAAAAAGATGCATGAAAAGTGAAAAATACAAATTTAATTTCAAAAAGTAAAATGATTTTTACTTGTGGAAATTCAATTTCTGTCGAAGTGTTAGAACAATTATTTAAAAGCATTGTGGAGTCTTTAAATGTCTAA